Proteins from a genomic interval of Choristoneura fumiferana chromosome 12, NRCan_CFum_1, whole genome shotgun sequence:
- the LOC141433621 gene encoding uncharacterized protein has protein sequence MAHPVKFLSLQKSELEYEVQIRGSTPAATVQDLRKQIAKLGPLFPSEDILESSLDVNDDLRGITDVLAKVKSFLDSPLDRNALLRVQNYLHHLYHRLNRLIIDAKTHNAHETCVKEFQTLYDRFNSVKDTTVVDRLIAPVDTNSTEQQSAVPPLNINVSCDRGVVGELTRIRFDGKSCVRSFIQRINEFSKARNISSSKLLSFATEIFTGDALHWYRGIQDQDQMLDWDSLVARLKKDFDQAGYDYRLLSEIRARTQGESENITIYLSIMSGLFARLSETLPSKDKLEILLHNIRPCYASTLASATDIPDIDTLRSLCRNYENIQARLAGFREPPKRTSDTMAPEFAYSGHSSHKANNSNINYGNNFYNNNYNKNKILS, from the coding sequence ATGGCACATCCAGTCAAATTTTTATCGTTGCAAAAATCAGAGTTGGAGTATGAAGTGCAAATTAGGGGCAGTACTCCTGCTGCTACTGTCCAGGACTTACGGAAGCAAATTGCCAAATTAGGCCCTCTATTTCCTTCCGAGGACATATTGGAAAGTTCCCTTGATGTAAATGATGACTTAAGGGGCATTACTGACGTACTCGCTAAAGTCAAATCTTTTCTTGACTCTCCTTTGGACAGAAATGCATTACTGCGCGTTCAGAATTATTTACATCACCTTTATCACCGACTTAATCGGCTGATTATTGATGCCAAGACGCATAATGCACATGAAACCTGTGTAAAGGAGTTTCAAACACTGTACGACCGTTTTAATTCCGTTAAGGACACCACTGTCGTTGATAGGCTAATTGCTCCTGTTGATACTAATTCAACTGAGCAGCAGTCAGCTGTGCCGCCTTTAAATATTAATGTGTCTTGCGACCGTGGCGTAGTTGGTGAGCTCACCAGAATTAGGTTTGACGGAAAGTCGTGCGTGCGCTCTTTTATTCAGCGCATTAATGAATTTAGCAAAGCCAGGAATATCTCTTCATCTAAGCTGCTTTCATTTGCTACAGAGATCTTTACTGGTGACGCGTTGCATTGGTACCGTGGtatccaagaccaagatcagaTGTTAGATTGGGATTCATTGGTGGCGCGTCTTAAGAAAGACTTTGATCAAGCAGGTTATGACTATCGGCTGCTCTCGGAGATACGTGCCAGGACTCAGGGTGAATCAGAAAATATAACCATTTATTTGTCGATAATGTCAGGGTTGTTCGCGCGTCTATCAGAGACGTTACCTAGCAAGGATAAATTAGAAATATTGCTACATAACATTAGGCCATGCTACGCGAGCACTTTAGCTTCAGCCACAGATATTCCTGATATTGACACCTTGAGATCCTTATGCCGTAACTACGAGAACATTCAGGCACGTCTTGCTGGTTTTCGTGAACCTCCTAAAAGAACATCTGATACCATGGCGCCAGAATTTGCATACAGTGGTCATTCATCACATAAGGCAAATAATTCAAATATCAATTATGGTAATaatttctataataataattacaataaaaataaaatcttatcttaa
- the LOC141433177 gene encoding uncharacterized protein encodes MDSKSCCTKSREAGPVGDEAKKDCGKVRRVPVTDRDAGAGPSSKKGPVGFTKARGTGVKAHRTKGEKCGGAAPPKGTARPLPEGSKRGRTVPPAKGSTCVVAGKGKRVTAPSSRKAVAPPQPNPVQPNPASGEGAQTPTGTSAPSYEGWTKMSRRRKRRAKEILRALGPLEDSSSEGGTPAAPTGNPAPQKRPLATTGGPSQSARDSKRTKVAESYAEILAGERAAIVPVDFPAERVLMGHVGAIQEAVITRLLDAPDPLPQLTFGNIVGGALHVGCNNAESFAWLSSAIGEGEIAGMSLKVVYARDLPKPVKMAWKTKIVGVQDSRTLLRLLQRFNPRLHTEQWKVVDTIVAEASARRIILMDRESAEVIKEAGYCLHSGIDVSSFKLLDDAEKTLGGGGDDQSTARGKAKANPGIAGAAADGVEVNPEHAKEAPGDAKVAPGDTEASSGVAEIHSVGAQAVPGEAEVGAAVVMEVEDVGSDSGADGVRGVGGSSVTSSQISLADLRALSELYLDGPTSPASQEEPQERAADLSMPKKN; translated from the coding sequence ATGGACTCCAAAAGTTGTTGTACGAAGAGTAGGGAGGCCGGACCCGTAGGGGATGAGGCAAAAAAAGACTGTGGAAAGGTGCGACGTGTCCCTGTCACTGACAGAGACGCGGGAGCCGGACCCAGTTCTAAAAAGGGACCCGTTGGGTTCACTAAGGCGCGTGGCACTGGTGTCAAGGCGCATCGAACGAAGGGCGAAAAGTGCGGTGGCGCTGCTCCCCCAAAAGGTACAGCCCGACCTCTTCCCGAAGGGTCGAAGAGAGGGCGCACAGTTCCCCCTGCAAAGGGGTCGACCTGTGTCGTTGCCGGTAAGGGGAAACGCGTAACTGCGCCTAGTAGCAGGAAGGCGGTGGCCCCACCACAACCAAATCCGGTTCAGCCGAATCCGGCCTCTGGGGAGGGAGCGCAAACACCTACGGGTACGAGCGCGCCTTCCTACGAGGGTTGGACGAAGATGAGCAGGAGGAGGAAGAGGAGGGCGAAGGAAATCCTGAGAGCGTTGGGACCCCTGGAAGACAGCTCGTCTGAAGGTGGAACCCCGGCAGCGCCCACAGGAAATCCTGCACCGCAAAAAAGGCCACTGGCGACAACTGGCGGACCTTCTCAATCTGCTAGAGACTCCAAAAGGACGAAGGTGGCGGAGTCGTATGCGGAGATTTTGGCGGGTGAGAGGGCTGCCATTGTCCCGGTGGACTTTCCGGCCGAACGAGTCCTGATGGGGCATGTCGGGGCCATACAGGAGGCTGTGATCACACGCCTGCTGGATGCCCCCGACCCGCTTCCACAGTTGACCTTCGGCAACATCGTGGGAGGGGCACTGCATGTTGGCTGCAATAACGCAGAGTCCTTTGCATGGCTCAGCTCAGCAATTGGGGAGGGTGAAATTGCTGGGATGAGCCTGAAAGTCGTGTACGCCAGGGATCTTCCGAAGCCGGTCAAAATGGCATGGAAGACGAAGATCGTTGGAGTACAGGACAGCAGGACGCTGCTGCGGCTGCTGCAGCGCTTCAACCCGAGGCTGCATACGGAGCAGTGGAAAGTGGTTGACACCATAGTGGCGGAAGCCAGCGCCCGGCGCATCATATTGATGGACCGGGAGTCGGCTGAAGTCATTAAGGAAGCCGGCTACTGTCTACACTCTGGGATCGACGTCAGctccttcaagcttctggatgACGCGGAGAAGACGCTTGGAGGGGGTGGCGACGATCAGAGTACTGCTCGCGGCAAAGCCAAAGCTAACCCTGGGATAGCTGGTGCTGCTGCCGATGGTGTTGAGGTGAACCCTGAGCACGCCAAGGAAGCTCCCGGTGATGCCAAAGTGGCTCCCGGTGACACCGAGGCTAGTTCTGGTGTAGCCGAGATACACTCGGTTGGTGCCCAGGCGGTCCCAGGCGAAGCTGAGGTGGGGGCGGCGGTGGTGATGGAGGTAGAGGATGTGGGGTCGGACAGTGGGGCTGACGGGGTGCGTGGGGTCGGGGGATCTTCTGTGACCTCGTCTCAGATTTCCCTGGCTGATCTGCGCGCTCTGTCAGAGCTATATCTGGACGGACCCACATCCCCTGCATCTCAAGAGGAGCCGCAGGAAAGGGCTGCTGACCTCAGCATGCCCAAGAAAAATTAA